CTACAAACATAATAGCATAAAATTTGGATTTTTCTTATTTTGTGTACTATTGGAACATTGGAGGATAGCGACGTGAAAAAAACAATTGGACAAACATTAAAAGAATTGCGTATTAACTTGAATTTAACCCAAAACCAAGTCTGCTCAGAAGACCTCTCTCGCTCTGCACTCTCAAAAATTGAATCTGACAACATGAATCCTAGCTATCAAGTCATCTTACTCGTTTCACAGCGCCTAGGAATCCCATACAATGAGATCGTTTACATCCAAAACAACTTCCAACTAACGCAAAAAGAGCGAATCATCTACGACTTTAAACGTCTCAGAAACTCCACATATCAAGATGCTTTTACCAAGCTAAATCAGGATATTTCAGCATTTTTAAAGATACAAAATGATCGTGATATTAAAGAACTCCAAGCCGTCCTACAAGCTATTTCTGCATTTCAACAATCACAAAATTTTTCCGTGCCAACAGAGACTGTACAATTTATTTGGACACGATTAGAAAAACAAGATGATTGGCAAGAACTCGATATTTACATTTTATCGCATATTTTCTTCATTTTCGAAGTCGATACGGCTAAAAATATTGTAAAACAACTACTCACTCAGATAGAAAAGTACCGTTATTTTGGTTTGGGGGATGGGCTCAAAGTTAGTGTACTACTTAATATGGCTACTTTTTTGAAGTTGAATGGCCGGCTAATCGAAGCAGATGTATACGTGTCAGATGCACTAGAGCTCGCCATAATTCAGCACGAGCCTCTAATGAAGCTCGCAGCCATGTACCGTCAATCCGAAATTATGTTCATAAAAGGCTACAAAGAAAAAGCTCAGCGCCAGGCTCAGCATGTCTTTTCTGCTCTTATTTTACTAGAGGAAACCAACCTATATCGCAATTGGAACGAAGAATGGCTGAAAATAGTAAATAGCGACCTGATAGCTAAGGCTTATTAGGTCGCTCCTCTCATTAGATTTAGTTACCAATCCACCAATTTTCTGTTGCCTTCTTCATTCAACCTCACCCCTCTATGTTCATATTCCCCCTGATGGAATCGTAACATAAAGTAGCCGATTCAGCTATATTAGTTGGTTTTTTCTCTTTGTATGGGTATGGATACTAAATACTGTGACTTAACTCTTTCCCCACCCATTTATCCCAATCCATCAACACCCATTGATAGCTATCTAATATGACTCCCTCTTCTTTTAATATCCGCTTTTGACAGAGCAAATATTCCCTCGTGCAATTGATATAGCTTGCCAATTCCAATTGACTCCAGACTTTCGGAATACGGCAATTTTCGCCTTCTAAAACCCCAACTTCTTTCCCTAACTTCAAAAGAGTTCTGACTAATCGCTGTTTTTTCTGTAACGTCAGCAAATCCATACGCTCCACCATTAAGCTCAGTAGTTCTTTCTCAAACTCCCGATATCGCCCTTCTGTTAATACACTGGCCATACTTCTATCTAATTTTAATAGTCTAACTGCCGTGCACGCGCTATATCCCAACTCCTTTGGCAAAAGCCGATCGTCCAACATCACGCGTTCGCCTTCTCTTAAAAATCGTAGCAAGTGATTGGACATATGGCATGCTAAATATCCAGACAAGACGATATATTCCCCGTTTCCCGCTAACTTATCCCCTTTTTGGAGCTCTATAAAATTATTATTCTCCATCTTTTCACCCTCTTTTTTTTATGCTATTGCTATCTTTCTTAGTTCCTTTTAATTATTCATTTCTTTAATACTTCTAATATATCCAGCATGTCTTTTTTTCACATGTT
The sequence above is drawn from the Listeria weihenstephanensis genome and encodes:
- a CDS encoding Rgg/GadR/MutR family transcriptional regulator encodes the protein MKKTIGQTLKELRINLNLTQNQVCSEDLSRSALSKIESDNMNPSYQVILLVSQRLGIPYNEIVYIQNNFQLTQKERIIYDFKRLRNSTYQDAFTKLNQDISAFLKIQNDRDIKELQAVLQAISAFQQSQNFSVPTETVQFIWTRLEKQDDWQELDIYILSHIFFIFEVDTAKNIVKQLLTQIEKYRYFGLGDGLKVSVLLNMATFLKLNGRLIEADVYVSDALELAIIQHEPLMKLAAMYRQSEIMFIKGYKEKAQRQAQHVFSALILLEETNLYRNWNEEWLKIVNSDLIAKAY
- a CDS encoding cyclic nucleotide-binding domain-containing protein — translated: MENNNFIELQKGDKLAGNGEYIVLSGYLACHMSNHLLRFLREGERVMLDDRLLPKELGYSACTAVRLLKLDRSMASVLTEGRYREFEKELLSLMVERMDLLTLQKKQRLVRTLLKLGKEVGVLEGENCRIPKVWSQLELASYINCTREYLLCQKRILKEEGVILDSYQWVLMDWDKWVGKELSHSI